The segment GACTGGCAAAAtgtacactgtgttgagtgattgtAGGCGAGTAGCATTATCCGAAGCGAGAAGACTGACCTtgtaataaaatgtgcaaaaaaaagtaTGGATTCCAGTATTGACAGGGTGTGCAAatatagcagcagcagtattgaCTTACAGACCATGTGAGATTTGTGCATTATGAAAAGATGGAGAATcatacaattttaaaaatattgatatatatgCAATACATAATAATGACATTATGACATTATGGGCCGTACTGCAGTGTCTAGACATGTAGACATgttgagatatatatatatgtatatatattttctgtatTATTAAAGTGATCCAGTCTGAACTAGAAATTCATTCTAATCACATTTAAATCATTGTGATTCATCTGACATCAGAACCACAAACAATCACTATCACTGCCTGTGGAAGGTGATATGTTGCACTGTGCAAACTGTATCATCAGTTTGTCTATTAGATGCAAGGCGactaacacagacagacatatatgGGCTATTTTGAGTTTCCAGTCCGCTTGACTTGCGTCAGCGTAACTGCAGGTCctggaaaaagtcttaaaatgtcttgaatatAATTATCAAGGCTAAATTCAAGGCTTAAATTCAGCTTTAGCTGTCTTTAGTTGAGGTTTCTTGGCACTTACaggtgttttcattttcacgaTCTTTACAGACCCCGTGTGTGACTCTCCCCTGTTAAttactgtttgtactgtgtGATTCATGCCTCCCTCAATCACaggaataaaaacacacaaggcGTAAAggcacacctgcacacacacaaacacactggttTAGGATGGTGGTGTGATACGCGTTGCACTGGATCCATCAGTGCCTGCACTGCAGATTGATGCACATATACAGGACTGCAGTGGATGTGCTAGcatcaccagagagagagagagagagagagagagagagagagagagagaaattaattAGCCAATGAATTAGTGAGATCTAACCTGGCATGAACCTGTCCTTCATGATGTAAATGCATATTATAGTTACAAAGGAATTGTACCTTCCTACAGTGATGGAAGGATATGAGACaggaaaaagggaggaaatATGAGAATGTGGGGGTTAGTGGAGGggaaaacaacagacagaaacgAAAGAGAAGGAGTGTGAGGTTTGTGAGGAGTGAAGAGGACGAGAGTATGAATCCGAAGATGAGGATTATAAGATGATAATGAGGATGACAGGAAAGGGACGGATAGCATATGtgtttggggagagagaggtgaagagtggagggggaggtgaagagaagaggtaaagagagtgaggaggaaggggagaggatcTATTTTTAGACGATGACGACAGACAGGAATGaaggacgacagcaggaggaatgatGGGAAGCTCTGCTGGTCTGTCTTCACCATGCTCTCCATTTCACTTCCATTCAGTGACTTTATAGGATATTGCCAAAACAGCatacaaaatgtacattttcaaaaaccaaaaacagcAGTTATTGCAGTCAAACTTCATCCATTCATATTGGGGTGGTACATTATTTGGCTTGAAAATAAGTACAATAGACAATCATCAATATCTATAATTGTTTGACATTATCCTCACTGTGTTTGTTTAAATGTGACTCCTCTGTCTCATcaaaagataagatgaaatttTAATAATTCTCTGAGGGAAATtgggtcgctgcagcagcaaatggcCACGGcataaatagaatataaaaaggAATATCACAAAACAAGAGTCATGCGAACAAGCGCAACAGACAATTTCAGCAACACGTGAAAAGATATGGATTACAGCATGAAGAGGGTGTGCagaatagcagcagtagtagcggTAGAGATTATTGATAcaaaaatatgtatgatatgaGAATATTCCCAAAAGAATGAAATATGTTCAGCATGACAAGTGAAAAATTTGTGTCTAGGTGTGTGGATGTGCATTGTAAAGAAAACTGTACACCTTGTCAAATGTGCACAAATTGGATGATTTGGATGTGCGCATTACAGGTGTAAGTATGTatttctgtgaaaaaaaaagagaaaaaagaaacccTCCCTTGTCTTGTCATTATTGAATCTTCATGCTCATAGTGAGGATAGGAGAGCTGGGAAACCCTGTTTGTTCTCCATGATGGCCACTAGATGGACCCATTCAACAGTGTTTCTAAAGTGGGGCGCTTGAGGGGCTCCTGCAGGACTCAAGCAAATTGaggaataatttaatttcactatatttCACTAGGAATTACCCAGTAGAAAATGTTcaagaatgactattgtaatcctaggtttcatttctcaccactattatctcatCACGTACAATGTAGAAAATTCAATACTAAACAACAACGTGGGCCCCTGGACTAAATCTCATGAAacgggggtctgtggccctaatgtgtttATGCGACTGTGTAAATGTGCAACgctgttaaaggaaaactcccctTTAGATCTTCTTctactgttagatatcatctgTGTcatcaatgcattccaggagttttgtgatgaagtgttgtaatgtccctcgtctacttctacttcagttagtgatttcctacgtttcccagaatgcttttcaacACCCCCCAGAGAaagggcgtgaacttgttgctttcaatcaaagttGGGCGTATTGGCATATAAACTGTATtgtattctggtctattgaagcaACTGTCGTGATTCAGTGCAAAATTGCAGCTCTAGAAAGACGCCCAAGATCTTTGATTCTTAGGCACTGACACCAAAAACAGACACTTAtggctgatgttttagatcgctgaaaaagTTTCTGCTAACCACCAAAGAgctaaatggacccagaaatgcaagttaTATTGCCAATGGCTGCTTTTTAACAGTCTAACATGGCATTCATCAGCTGTTTGGTAGGTTGGGATCAATATGTTTTTGTGATATCATAAGAAACCTGTAACAAAGGtggtaaatctctctctctctctctctctctctctctctctgtctgtgtctgcctatctctctctctgtctcctagATGACATGTGCGACCTGAAGGTGGAGAAGCCGGGCATGGGGGGAGACGCTCTGACGGCCAAAGAGAGGGAGTCCATGGAGGAGAACTacgagagggaggagaaggaggtggcgGTGGGGAACGGAGAGAAGGGCcagcaggaggaggggaaggagaaggaggtgaaagaggagaagggggaggaggaggaggaggaggaggaggaggaggagagaggaggagaaggagaagaaggagggggagcgggagaggaggaagaagaggaggagctggaggagctgagggcCCAGGTGttgcagctgctgctggagctggaggagaccAGGGAGGTTTCCCAGAGACACGAGGAGAGCTTCCTGGAGCTGCAGGGTTGGTcccatcatgtgtgtgtgtgtgtgtgtgtgtgtatgctaatGGTATGAATTGACAAGCTGCTGGTCAGCTGTCCACGGTTGGGGTGGGAAGCTCAACCGGACCACCATCAGCACAAAAACATCACCTGCTCATTCCATCTGTCATGATATTACTCCATAGCACTTTCACATCCATCCACAAATATGTTCTGATTATAATAGGGATGATGAAAACAGACATCAGTGTGGCACTTTTTCTGCACATATAGTGCCTCCATCTGGGTTTTATGATCATGTTAACAGCTCAtaatgcacatatccaaatcTGAACATCCATAGTGCTTTCATATCCATCCACAAATATGCTCTGGTTATAATAGGGATGATGAAAACAGACATCACTTTTTCTGCACATATAGTTCCTCTATTTGGGGTTTGTGATCATGTGAACAGCTCAtaatgcacatatccaaatcTGAACATCCACAGTGCTTTCATATCCATCCACAAATATGCTCTAATTATAATATGGATGAAAACAGACATCACCTTTCctgcacatatactgtagttcCTCCATCCGGGGGTTTGTGATCATGTGAACAGCTCATTATACACATATCCAAATCTGCGTGTTCTCTACatgttatctacatctgtaaattgtaaatatatTTGGAAGGTATACAGTTTTTACAAATCTACACACCTAGACACTTTCCATCAATGTGTGGCTTTCCGTTACCAACTAATGTgaatacaatgcacatttttgcacatcatgtCTGCATGCTGTAATTTTGATACATTGTTTTTCTTGATATTATCACATTCCCGTCTTTTGTCTTTATTGCATAATAGATTAGTTTTAGCATTTCTGCTTATTTcatacagcacatttcaatttcaatattcaatatttttgtctcagtaagctctgctgctactactgctgctattttgcacacactctcaatccatacttttttcatgtgttcatccatccatttctaatgaatgtgtttgttaaagttgaaattgtcagttgagTATGTTTATATATCCCTCCCATTTGCTCTACTCTTATttaaatattctatttttcttcgCTGTATCCTATTGCTAATCTCCCCATGGGGTTGATTAAAGTTTATCTAATCTTATACTACTTTAATGTAAGACTTCTCTGAAATTCGCCTTCCATCCCAAACAGCTCCATGGCACGGTAAATGTGTCAGAATGTACGTATGTCCATTGTACAAACTTAATCCATATTGTTGGCATTAATTCCAAAGTTCCAAACTAACTTTCCAAAGTGACAAAGGGTGTTTAAAGAACGGCACCAAGACGCCTGTAAATGTgagtctctgtcctcttccaatAGAGCTGTGGTGCGGTttattaggagtgagaacgtagtCCGAACTACAGGAAaagaccccaaaacacaaagttttatgggtataaggagatggatgttgacaactgatagccagcagttcctcatgcagGGAAAGCTGAGCATAAAATGAAgcgagggcaaactgcagtctggactgaagctcatattcagctatttcttcatgtgttcttaactggtatgaacaccagagaagccAAAAGCCACCGCCAAAATCTCTaccctggcaggatgacaggttaccaaaaccaAAACGATTAAATGAGCTGAGAGTCCATGTGACTTATGTTTACAAGCCCTCATTctcttgtaattgggcagtgtgaacctaaatgaaccaaatacaaaaatgcaataaagtcaacttttccactggtttagaccaaagaaaatgaagtgTGATCTCAGCCTAATTCTCCTCCAATCCATCctgatttcttcttctctgctcccAGGTCTGTTGGAGGACGAGCGCCTGGCCAGCGCCCACCAGGCTGAGAGCTTCACCAGACAGATTCAGAGGCTGCAAGGtaaacacgcgcgcacacacacctcagctgAAACCATTTCATTAGCGCATCTGCTTGTGACAAATGAGTGTAATGCGATTATATTTCCCCCCACATCTCATGAAATATCGTTGTTGCTGTGCCGAATAATGTTTACGGATTAATGACCTGCCGctttatatctctctctgtggagcCTGATGACAGTGGAGAAGACATTACTTTGAGAAACTAATAGAAATAGTTGCATTAAACTCTTCACTGCTCTGCCAAAGGACCGGTAGTGTTCTATTACAGGCAGCTAGACAATATTACATCCACCCCAAGGCCCACAGCCAGgtggtttttgttgtttttagtgAGGATGAAAAGATTTGTCATCCCCAGTAATGGACTCACGTCTGAGTGAGTGAACTTGAGCTGATGGAGTCCTTTCATTAAAGATGTGATCAGAGGAGCTGAGAGGGAGGAGTAGAGGATCTGTAGTctccagtgttggggaagctacAATCGTTTTGTCCATTAAAGTTACCTAGAAAAAGTAGTTCAGACTGCCTTCTAAAAATGATAATATCTACATCTAGTGTCATATAATACAAATTCACTTGACTGCAAAAAATAGTACTCCAAAAGTACACTATTGGGCTGAAAAGTGGAAGGAACAACATCTATAAGTCTCTGGCAgcttacattttcacattttctcttctcttctctgctctgctcttctcttctcttctactctcttcttcttttctaaTTTATTCAACTCTTCTCTTTGACTATTCTACTATTCTCTTTCCttccactctcttctcttctactcGATTCAACTCTATTTACACCCTATTTTCTTCTCTtatcttcttctctgctctcctcaaatctcttctcttctcttctcttctcttctcttctcttctcttctcttctcttctcttctcttctcttctcttctccagcCCAGCTCCGGTCAGTGCAGGAGGAGATGGacagcctggaggaggagaaggagagcgagCTGGGCGAGGTGCAGGAGGAGCTCCGCTCGGCGCAGGAGGAGGTGCTGGTGCTGCAGCAGGCggcggaggaggcggcggcagagagggagaacgaCATCGCCtccctgcaggaggagctgtgTCGCCTGCGGGCGGAGCTGCAGCGCCTCCACGCCACGGCCCAGGAGTACGAGCTGGAGATCACCACGCTGAAGGCCGAGATCAGCATGAAGAGCCAGCGCAGAGACACGGACACTGAGGGTAAGGGATCAGACCGGGGCTAGAGAGCAGTTTAAATGGCACAAAGTGAATCTGCGCTGATTGTTCAAAAACAAGCCCAAAAATCCAATGATAACTTAGATGCAAAGGGaactcacactcacaaatggaagaaaaagaCGTTGCAAACTTCTCAAATCATCTAAAAAAAGATAATGATCTTCACACTGACGATGGAGTAACTCAaaaacttgtcatttttggtcAGATGCAGAATAAAAATTATAACTTTGCATTTTAAAGGGATATTAAAGTCACattgaaacggcattttgagagcatcttgcttccttaatgtgatgtatttcctgttgaaacaggatgttggggcaggacataacgcagggagggatcattcaaaagtgcaaaccaatgggatatgagttagggagagaaaggcagttttattggatgggaggggcggagaggcgtgactgttcaaaaatctgtgatgttttatttgagttttatttgagttttattggttggaatttttatgtacgcctccCGGTACACGATGAAGTtccgttttccaggaagtaaaggtaatgagattttgatataaatataCAAGAAAATACATCTTTCGTCATTtgtttttggcataaattgatTAACAAGTTTTCTTAGTCTTAGCTATTTTGACATTGGTTTCAGCCACTATTGGATGTTTGACTCAACTTTTTCCTGCCTGTCTTGACTTTTTCCCACCTGAGAACATCGACTTTCATTCTATCTTTATGCAATCTCCTCAGCTGCAGGTATGGAAGATATGGAAACAGATATGGAAACACTCCACTATTGTCCCTGTAGCTGAGAGTAAAACTCCCAGGGTGTTAAATGACCTCAGGCCAGCGGCTCTTCCATCCTTACTCATGAAATCATTTGAAAAGCTAATCAGGGAGGAAGTCTTAGGGCAAGTGGAGGAATTACTGGATCCTCTGTAATTTGCATACAGGGCTGGCAGGGGTGTGGAGGACGTCGCCCTAACCGTGCTTAACTTGCTGTTAATGCATCTTCAGGGCCCTGAGGCTGCTGCTAGGcttttattcatccatttttccTCTGCATTTAATGGTATCCAGCCACACCTCCTGGCACAGAAGCCTCTCCGTCATTTTAAACCTCATTTTAACATCATTGGCTGGATAGTGGATTTTCTAACTGATAGGTTGGAGCTGGTGGAAAACTACAAATATCTTGGTACTGTTCCAGACAGCAAATTGCGTTTTGAATCTAATGTAgacaccattaaaaaaaaagtgcaatgtCTCTTCTTTCTGAGGAAAATTAattcttttaatgttttattatgaTGACCCTTTTTCTACAGAAGTTTTAATGAATCTGTCTTCTCTTTTTGCATGGTTGCATGGTGTGGTAGCCTTGGAAGTAATGAAGACTCTTGCTATTTTAACACTTACTCTTTGCTCTTTTTGCACTTATTTACTCTCTATGGAATGATGCATTTCCAACTCTGATGTGTCTTTTTTGGTTGTGCTGTTTTGCAAACCGAATTTCCCCAAGTGGGATAGTAAtgatttgaactgaattgaatacCTAAAAAAATTCAAAGATGTGTTTTCCTCCACCTGGTTGaccttcatttattttctccccagcaacACTTTAAGGGATTGCACCTGTGTATAGTATGTAATGGCTCTTCTGCATTGATTACTTAGATGTTGAAGGGTTAGTACAaagctcctgcagatagatctccatctctgttgatccttaagaaactctagaaagacatgtacactgtttattgctTATTTCAGTCTTGGTCTTGAATCAGACTTGATTTGTTTCGACCCACTTTGGACCTGATTAGGGAATTGACTTAGACTCGACTGAGGTGTTCCTGTCTACGGCCCTGGCAGAAACTCTATACCTTGTACAGTTTGTCAAATGGGACCAGTTGGCAACTCAGGCTTCTTAGCAGGAGAGTGTAAATTGGTATATATGAGAGATTGGGGACTCATTTTGTAGCTGCGGGGTTGCCAGGTCTGAAATTGCCCCCCCTGTTTCCATGTACACCTCAGAGACAACATGCCAAAACGCATTAAATCACAGTTTGACTGTTGTGAAAGGACCGAATTACTATTTAAAGTCCCTGCCTGGTTGTTATATGCAAAGTCATGCATGGAGGGAGTAATATAATACTGTTTTTGGTAGAACGTGATCACAGCTGAGCTAACTGCTAGAACTGTTTGTATTCTCTTTGATTCCCAAGCAGTGAGGACCTTCCATCTCCGTAGAATACATGTCCATTTAAAAGTGCTTGGTGTATAATTACGATGAGAAATCATTGGTTGGGGCATACTTACCTCATGGGGAGTGATAGGTCTTCTGGGTTCAGGCTTTGCCCTCATTACTCAACTACCctaggagagaagagaggtagGCCAGACTCCCTAAGGCTGATGGAGTGGTTTAATTCCCAGCCTGACGAGCAACACAGTCTAAAGAGCAAAACTGGGATGAGATCGGTCTTTGCTCATGTTACGATGACTTACTCTGAAAGACAATAAGTTATTGAAAAGTCTACGttcagaaaaaaacaggcaCATAGGACTCTCAGTCTCTATGTTCTCATTTGTAACAGCACAGCCCCTCATCTATGTGAATGTAATGCTAATTAAGTTGAAAAACAACTGGCCTATTTTGTATGTGGAGCTCAGCGGCATAATGAGATTAATCGCTGTGCCCATAAGCAAATGAGAGTGAGTGCGAGCAGCAGAAAGATGTGATGGATAACGGTACCTCACTCTTAGACTTAGGCTGCGATCACATCcacagttggttttctttggtctgaaccatagttGAAAAGCTtcatttgttgcatttttgtatttggtttgtttgggttcacactgc is part of the Centroberyx gerrardi isolate f3 chromosome 24, fCenGer3.hap1.cur.20231027, whole genome shotgun sequence genome and harbors:
- the LOC144538140 gene encoding uncharacterized protein LOC144538140, which gives rise to MDGLRLPPVIEEVMDPSDDMCDLKVEKPGMGGDALTAKERESMEENYEREEKEVALLLELEETREVSQRHEESFLELQGLLEDERLASAHQAESFTRQIQRLQAQLRSVQEEMDSLEEEKESELGEVQEELRSAQEEVLVLQQAAEEAAAERENDIASLQEELCRLRAELQRLHATAQEYELEITTLKAEISMKSQRRDTDTEGKGSDRG